CGTTGTACTTCAGCGTCTTGTTGTTCGGGCCGAGCGCGCAGCGCTTCAACTTGTTTGGAGCAAAGAAGAGTTCTGGCTCGTACGTCGTCAACGACCAGAGGCCCTTCACGGCGGGAGTTGCCCTTTCTCAACCGTGACCGCATACGACGACTCGCCGACAAGCTGCTTCAGCTGGGAATCGTAGTCGGTGTGCTGCGGGTGATTTTGATGCAAAACCTCGCCTCGCACTATGCAAAAACGGCAAGCTCATCGAATGGCCGAGTCGGGTCGGTCGAACTCGGACCTCGCACCGTCACCGAGCGAGGTCCGCTGCGTCCTCAACAGCAGACATCGTCAGACCGCCGGCGATGTCGGTTAGCGCGATAGATGCAATGGCTTCGTCAGTGCTTGGCAAACAGCGGGTGCGCCACCCGGTCGCCGGGCTGGATGCCGTATTTCTGCGCTGTACCCGCGATCACCTCCAGCACGCCCTTGGCGAGCCCGCCCGAGGAGATGATTTTGGTCGAAAGCGGCTCGGTATTCTCGGCGATCCGCAGAATCCGGCCATCGGCGCGGATGAAGATCATGTCCAGCGAGATGTAGGTGTTCTTCATCCACATCGAGACCTGCTGCTCCGGCGAGAAGTCGAACAGCATGCCTTTACCGTCGGCCAGTTCCTTGCGGTACATCAGCCCGGTGGTCTTCTCTTCCTCGGTTGTCGCCATCTCGACCGAAAACACCTGCACGCCCGACTTGGTGACGATCTCGAGCGGCTGAATGCTGGCCGCTTGCGCCGCGGGACTTGCGCCAAGCGTAACGAGCACACCGATCGCAGCGACCAGCGAAGTCAGCAACCGGCCACACCCAGACCCGCGCCCAACAATTGAAGCGAAATTCATGAAAGCACTCACGCCGAGACATCTCAGGGGATTATCCCGCAAATCCTAACCTGATGATCGCGGCAAATACCAGAGGCAGCGGCCAGCGCGCACGCCTTCCGCCTCACATTTCCGTCAGGCGATGTGGCTGAGATGGGTGCGCTGACGGATCAGTGCGAGGACAGCGCCGACGACCCGGACTCGGGATGGATCTCGGCCGCCATCATACCCTTCGACCCCGGCCCGAACCGCACCAGCACATACTGGCCCGGACGTAGCTCGGTCATGCCGAAGCGGCGCAGCGTTTCCATATGCACGAAGATGTCGGGCGTGCCCTCGCCGCAGGTCAGGAAGCCAAACCCCCGCAGCCGGTTGAACCACTTGACCTGCGCCCGCTCGAGACCGCTGGTCGGGGTGACGCTGACATGGGTCCGCGGCGGCAGCATCTGCGCCGGGTGGATCGCGGTGGATTCATCCATCGAAACGATCCGGAACGCCTGGTAGCCCTTCTGGCGCTGCACGCATTCGACCACCAGCCGCGCACCTTCATAGGCGGTCTGATAACCGTCGCGCCGGAGCACGGTGACATGCAGAAGCACATCGGGCCAGCCGTTGTCGGGCACGATGAAGCCGTAGCCCTTCGAGGCGTCGAACCATTTGATGACGCCCGAGATTTCGACGAGATTGGCCGCGGCATCGCCGAGCCCAGTCAACGCGTCTATCGCCGCATCGCGCTCCGCGCCGGCAGAGTATTCAACTGGTCCAAGCCTGTTTTGCCCTGTCCCGCCTGACGGCGGCCCCCCGAGCTTCTTGGACTCAAATCCGTCCGACCCCATGACCCCGGACCCCACACATCGATTAAAGTCCGTTACCGCCGTAACGGACCTGAACACGCGCCCATCCATGACCACTCATGACAACGCCGCGCGAATCTCTTGACTCAAAAGATAACACTCCCGCCTGCGGCGCATAGCTAAAAAACAAATTCGCCGGGAACTATGAACAGGCTTGCACAGACACGAATCAATTTCAGATCAATTGCCTACGAACGGTCCGAGCGTCTCGCCGATGTCGTGGCGGATCACTAGGTCGGCAACATCGTCCTGTTCGGTCGGCTCGTTGTTGATGATGACGAGCTTCGCGCCGCAGTTCTTGGCCATCATCGGAAAGCCCGCGGCCGGCCATACCACCAGCGACGATCCGATCGCCAGGAACAGGTCGCAGTGCTGCGCGAGTTCCGTGGCGCGGCGCATCTGATCTTCCGGCATCGCCTGACCGAACGAGATCGTCGCGGTCTTCACCGGGTCGTCGCAGACCGTGCAATCCGGCGCACTGCCGGTTTCCTCGAAACGCGCTTTAACCCAAGGAAGATCAAAGGCCTGCCCGCAACCGATGCAGCGGGCATAGGTGGTGTTGCCATGCAGTTCCACGACGTCGTCGGCCTTGAAGCCCGACATCTGATGCAGATTGTCGATGTTCTGGGTGATGATCGCCGGGATCTTGCCGGCCTTGTAGAGCGACGCCAGCGCGCGGTGACCGCGCCCGGGCCGCGCCGCCGCAAAGGTCGGCTCCATCGCAAAGCGCCGTCGCCACGACTCGTCACGCGCATCCGGGCTTGAAACGAATTCATCGAACGCGATCGGGCGGTTACGGGTCCACAACCCGCCCGGCGAGCGGAAATCGGGGATACCGCATTCGGTCGAGATGCCGGCGCCGGTGAACGGGACGATCGATGACGCTTCGGCAATCATGTTGCCGAGCGCTTCGACGCCGCTGCGTAGATCCGGAGCGATCACTGAGACACCCGAACTTGTTGAGTGGGCCGAGTATAGCATGACCGTAGCACGCCCGTTCGGATCGGATGCAACGGCCCGTCGGCGCCGAATGTCGGCGTCTTATCAAGCCGATCCGGTCACGCCGCCTTCGCGACGGGCTCCTTCGGTTCGCGCGCTTCTTCTGTCTTCTTGACCTTGGCGACGGGGGCGCCTTCCGCCTTCTTCACCGGCTTGCCGTACTGGGCAAGCTTTTCCAGCTCCGCCTCAAGCTCGGCGCGGCGCGCGGCGACCTTCTCGAAGAGCTTGTCGGTGGCGTGCTCGCGCAAGCCAGCGAGTTCTTCAATGCTCAGCGAGTCCAGATCGATCTTGGCCATTGGAACCTCCCGTTTGCTGTTGGCTATCGGGAAGGCATGCCTGTCACAAGAATGCGGCCGGCCTTATCCACCGGCTTCATTGTGCAAAGGCGCGCGATCACAATCCTGCAACGCGGTTTCCCAATTCGCGCCCCATTCGCGACCGCCAATGAGGACGGGACGCGAATCAACAAAAACGGGATGGCGATGACGGAACAGGAAGAACGGCTCGCGCGCGAGCGGGCGGAAATTGCGGCACGCGTGGCAAGCTTCAAGGAAACCCAGCAGAAATTCGAGCGGGAGCGCCAGGAATATTACGCGACCACCCTTGGCAAAGCGTGGAGCGGATTCAACCGTCCCTCGTTCTGGACCTGAGCGGCGCGCGCCACGGCAAAAAGCCCGGAGCACTGCTCCGGGCTTTTCCGATTACCAGTGGCGAT
The Bradyrhizobium sp. KBS0727 genome window above contains:
- a CDS encoding DUF192 domain-containing protein — translated: MNFASIVGRGSGCGRLLTSLVAAIGVLVTLGASPAAQAASIQPLEIVTKSGVQVFSVEMATTEEEKTTGLMYRKELADGKGMLFDFSPEQQVSMWMKNTYISLDMIFIRADGRILRIAENTEPLSTKIISSGGLAKGVLEVIAGTAQKYGIQPGDRVAHPLFAKH
- a CDS encoding cold-shock protein, producing the protein MGSDGFESKKLGGPPSGGTGQNRLGPVEYSAGAERDAAIDALTGLGDAAANLVEISGVIKWFDASKGYGFIVPDNGWPDVLLHVTVLRRDGYQTAYEGARLVVECVQRQKGYQAFRIVSMDESTAIHPAQMLPPRTHVSVTPTSGLERAQVKWFNRLRGFGFLTCGEGTPDIFVHMETLRRFGMTELRPGQYVLVRFGPGSKGMMAAEIHPESGSSALSSH
- a CDS encoding Sir2 family NAD-dependent protein deacetylase, which gives rise to MIAPDLRSGVEALGNMIAEASSIVPFTGAGISTECGIPDFRSPGGLWTRNRPIAFDEFVSSPDARDESWRRRFAMEPTFAAARPGRGHRALASLYKAGKIPAIITQNIDNLHQMSGFKADDVVELHGNTTYARCIGCGQAFDLPWVKARFEETGSAPDCTVCDDPVKTATISFGQAMPEDQMRRATELAQHCDLFLAIGSSLVVWPAAGFPMMAKNCGAKLVIINNEPTEQDDVADLVIRHDIGETLGPFVGN